The genomic stretch GTCGTtcaattcttcttttttatttaaaattttttttatgtgtatgtataaagTAGGGAAacattattctattttttcctATTGTAAATAACGATTTTCTGCTTTATACATATAGCAGAGAATAATGCACGCGCGGTAtctttaaagttataaattttacatttttttatttaccgacattaaaaaatttttttataaaaaagaaaaattgagcGACGATTTTCCTTCTCAGAAAAGTTAAAAGACATTAAAACACACAcattttccaaatttaaagaaaatccaAAGTGCGGGcgttatactatatatttatctaaataaataaatttcacaaaacGCTCGTTAGCGGAGTAAAAATGGTACCTTGCTGGCCGGACCCGCTAGGGTTCCCGTCATTTTCGACAGCATTCTTATCCGTAGCCACCTTTGACGTGGACGCATTATCAGTCGACATTGATAAGCACAATAACTGCAAGAGTATTCAACGATGATCCAGGAGTCTAAAGTCAATTCAAGTCGAACTATGCTTGCTAACGCTTGCCAAGAAAACGTAACAATGCTGAACACGTAAAATAACAAAGCCACATGGCCATCAATGGTCATTGACCATTGGTTACATTGGCCACACAGGCCACGACGACGCGCGGTTATCGCGCTATCTGCATAACGTCTACGAACtttaaacttaatatttttttatcaacgagAGGTATATTACTCGATAGAGAAAAGCCATTAGCGATTTGGAGCTTCAGGTTTCCGATGTGAGAAGTTTCTAACCTCCACAGTTACTATTCTCTGCTAATCGTTTATGATCGTCTGTAAACTGATCGAGGTAAATACGAGAAGTTTGATCGAGGTGCTCATTATCGCGCAGGAATTATCACTTCGTTCTTTCTCGCAGGTTTTAAGGACACTAAAGGTACTTAcctttcttttctgttttagAAAATAGATTAATCACACGCGAGTTGCATGTATTGCTCAAGAAGAATTTGCTGATTATAACTTGGTGCAGGAAAAATAGCCAGCCAAGATGCCAGAAACGGAGGAAGAGGTCGGCATGTCCGTTCGCTTGACGAACGATGACTTCCGAAAGCTCTTGATGACACCTAGAGCATCGGTGCCCTCGGCTACTCCGGCCTCGGTACCGGGAACGGTGAGGGATGCCAGCGCAAAAACTGCCCAAACCCCCCAGGTCAGCGGAGGCAGCCGGGCGGAGCTgcgtaggaaaaaaaagagcttcTACGCGAAGCTGAAGAAGCAGGAGGAAGATAAAATGGCTGAGCTTGCAGAGAAGTATAGAGATCGTGCGAGGGAGCGTAGAGACGGCACTAATCAGGACTACCAGGCCGAGGATCCCATGAACAGCGCCAGTGCTTATCGAGCTGTTGCACCAGATCTGAAATCCGGCATGGATGCTGCAGAACGCAGGAGGCAGATGATTCAGCAATCTAAGTTCTTGGGTGGTGACATGGAGCACACTCACTTGGTCAAAGGCTTGGATTATGCTCTATTGCAAAAGGTATATAATCTtctatatgtaaaatttattaattaactcgtTTTAATATCTTGAATTTCTGTCTTAAAGGTGCGCAGTGAAATTGAAGCAAAGGAACACGAGCAAGAGCAAGAGCTGGAGAAACTGGTGAAGCCGAAGGAAAAGACGAAGAAAGAGCCGCCGCCAGTCGAGAAGAAAGACGACGAAATGCAATTTAAGACGAAGATCGCACGGAACGTGTACAAAACCGTCATGACTATGAAGTCTAAGCAGATTGAAAGAAACGAGCTGTTCACGCCGGGTCGTATGGCATACGTAATCGAGTTAGATGACGAAAACGCCGACGTTGACATACCGACGACGTTGATCAGAAGCAAAGCGGATGTGCCGACGATCGACAACACTCCTACTCTCACGACTAACGACATTGTAATCAACAAACTGGCGCAAATACTGTCGTATTTGCGTCAAGGTAGTCGTCACAGCAAGAAAGGCAAGAAGCTAAAGGACGGACGCGGTCGCGGCGACGAGTCGAACGACATAGAAATTCAGCCGCGGCCGCCTGCCGCCGACGACAGCATTTACGGCGATATCGGCGATTACGTGCCGACGGTGACGAGTAAAAAAGATGCGCAAtcacgcgagaaaaagaagagctcGTACTTCGACAAGCCTGAATCGAATTTGGATACTGACGACAAAGCAAACGCGCCGCAATTGCCGAGCGTTTTGCAACCGAACGCGGTGGCCACCACCGCGGCTGCTGCTGCGGATAGCAATGCGCCGAAGAAAGGTGCCCTCTTGAACAAACTGGCGGCCGAGCCGGAAGGATACGCCGAGTGCTATCCAGGCTTAGACGAAATGCAAGACGCCATCGACGATTCGGATGACGAGGTGGATTACACGAAGATGGACCTGGGTAATAAGAAGGGCCCGATAGGCCGCTGGGACTTCGATACGCCCGAAGAATACAGC from Cardiocondyla obscurior isolate alpha-2009 linkage group LG12, Cobs3.1, whole genome shotgun sequence encodes the following:
- the LOC139107339 gene encoding protein Red, producing the protein MPETEEEVGMSVRLTNDDFRKLLMTPRASVPSATPASVPGTVRDASAKTAQTPQVSGGSRAELRRKKKSFYAKLKKQEEDKMAELAEKYRDRARERRDGTNQDYQAEDPMNSASAYRAVAPDLKSGMDAAERRRQMIQQSKFLGGDMEHTHLVKGLDYALLQKVRSEIEAKEHEQEQELEKLVKPKEKTKKEPPPVEKKDDEMQFKTKIARNVYKTVMTMKSKQIERNELFTPGRMAYVIELDDENADVDIPTTLIRSKADVPTIDNTPTLTTNDIVINKLAQILSYLRQGSRHSKKGKKLKDGRGRGDESNDIEIQPRPPAADDSIYGDIGDYVPTVTSKKDAQSREKKKSSYFDKPESNLDTDDKANAPQLPSVLQPNAVATTAAAAADSNAPKKGALLNKLAAEPEGYAECYPGLDEMQDAIDDSDDEVDYTKMDLGNKKGPIGRWDFDTPEEYSEYMNNKEALPKAAFQYGVKMADGRRTRKYNKEKNEKAELDREWQKIQNIMNKRKPTTAIDGASEFKVPRY